Proteins from a single region of Pirellulales bacterium:
- a CDS encoding PQQ-binding-like beta-propeller repeat protein, which produces MLRWSIGPNNPAVAAACLLALVIGPTARASEEWPQFRGPGGQGHAEAHDLPVHWTDNENVTWKTLLVSLGWSSPVISGDQIWLSASAEQGHLLEAICIARSSGKILRRVELFRPAELPPINAKNSYASPTPVLADDRLYVHFGTLGTACVDTTTGNVLWRNEELKLDHKEGPGSSPIVWHDLLIIPCDGIDVQFIVALDKHTGRIAWKLDRPGPFDENPDLRKAYCTPLIIESAGRTQLLTPGADHLLSLDPATGKILWQVGYKGFSNVPRPLYGLDLVFFCTGYMKPELWAVRPDGAGDVTETHVAWKTTRQVPANPSPVLVGERIYMVSDQGVATCLDARSGTEVWKHRLGGNFSASPVYADGKLFFCSEEGETHVLAPGDRFELLGKNQLQGKLLASPAIVGREIYLRTDQRLYRIEAANKPAAVSAAE; this is translated from the coding sequence GTGCTTCGGTGGTCGATTGGGCCGAACAACCCCGCGGTGGCCGCCGCGTGCCTACTGGCGCTGGTGATCGGACCCACTGCACGCGCCAGCGAAGAGTGGCCGCAGTTTCGCGGTCCCGGCGGCCAGGGCCACGCCGAGGCGCACGACCTGCCGGTCCACTGGACCGACAACGAAAACGTCACCTGGAAGACCTTGTTGGTGAGCCTCGGCTGGTCTTCGCCCGTCATCAGCGGAGACCAGATCTGGCTGAGCGCGTCGGCCGAGCAAGGCCACCTGCTCGAAGCCATCTGCATCGCACGAAGTTCCGGCAAGATTCTCCGCCGCGTCGAACTGTTCCGCCCGGCCGAGCTGCCGCCGATCAATGCCAAGAACAGCTATGCCTCGCCCACGCCGGTCCTCGCGGACGATCGGCTCTATGTGCACTTCGGCACGCTCGGCACGGCCTGCGTCGACACGACCACAGGCAACGTGTTGTGGCGCAACGAAGAGCTCAAGCTCGATCACAAGGAAGGGCCCGGCAGCTCGCCAATCGTCTGGCACGACCTACTCATCATCCCTTGCGACGGGATCGACGTGCAGTTCATCGTGGCGCTCGACAAGCACACCGGGCGGATCGCGTGGAAGCTCGATCGGCCGGGCCCCTTCGACGAAAATCCCGATCTCCGCAAGGCCTATTGCACGCCGCTGATCATCGAATCGGCCGGGCGCACGCAGCTTTTGACCCCCGGCGCGGATCACTTGCTGTCGCTCGATCCGGCCACGGGCAAGATTCTCTGGCAGGTCGGCTACAAGGGGTTTTCCAACGTGCCGCGGCCGTTGTATGGCCTGGACCTGGTGTTCTTCTGCACCGGGTACATGAAGCCCGAACTGTGGGCCGTGCGGCCCGACGGCGCCGGCGACGTGACCGAAACCCACGTGGCCTGGAAGACGACCAGGCAGGTGCCGGCGAATCCTTCGCCGGTGCTGGTCGGCGAGCGCATTTACATGGTGAGCGATCAGGGGGTCGCGACCTGCCTCGACGCTCGGAGCGGCACCGAGGTCTGGAAACACCGCCTCGGCGGCAACTTCAGTGCCTCGCCCGTCTATGCCGACGGCAAGCTCTTTTTCTGCAGCGAGGAGGGCGAAACGCACGTGCTCGCCCCGGGCGATCGCTTCGAGCTGCTGGGCAAGAACCAGCTTCAAGGCAAGCTGCTGGCGTCGCCGGCAATCGTCGGCCGCGAGATTTACCTGCGGACCGATCAGCGGCTCTACCGCATCGAGGCAGCCAACAAACCGGCCGCAGTTTCCGCGGCCGAATAG
- a CDS encoding helix-turn-helix domain-containing protein, whose product MLSPELVLEIRRLLAEGRLSQRKIAKQLGVSRATVGAIASGKRPDYAPRLPREDEPLRPTGPPRRCPRCGGMVYLPCRLCQVRDIKQRDRDRSRVRRMIAAGDFPPRCHPGK is encoded by the coding sequence ATGTTGTCGCCCGAATTGGTATTAGAAATCCGGCGCCTGCTTGCCGAGGGCCGGTTGTCGCAACGAAAAATCGCGAAGCAACTTGGTGTCAGCAGGGCCACGGTCGGGGCGATCGCCAGTGGCAAACGCCCCGATTATGCCCCCAGATTGCCGCGCGAGGACGAACCCTTGCGCCCGACAGGCCCCCCGCGCCGCTGCCCGCGCTGCGGGGGTATGGTGTACTTGCCCTGCCGCCTGTGCCAGGTGCGCGACATCAAGCAACGCGACCGCGATCGCAGCCGCGTGCGAAGAATGATCGCGGCCGGCGATTTCCCTCCGCGCTGCCACCCGGGAAAGTAG
- a CDS encoding DNA photolyase family protein: MVTAASLLWFRHDLRLADNPALNAALARGRGLVPVFIWQPEEEGAWPPGAASRWWLHQSLAALDRELRARGSRLIIRRGPSGDALERLLRETGAKHVFWNRRYEPAVVARDASIKASLSGAGIAVSSFNASLLREPWENTKASGEPYRVFTPFWRALLKRGEFGEPEPAPTRLPSVDRALASIALEDLQLEPRIDWAAGMRSTWSPGEAGAQRRLEDFLSQATQYADMRDRPDRDGVSQLSPHLHFGEIGPRQIWHRVEAVAGNKPGARDAVVEGYLRQLVWRDFAHHLLYYFPQTAEEPLRLEFAEFPWLADAPELRAWQRGRTGYPLVDAGMRQLWHTGWMHNRVRMVVASFLVKHLLITWRQGARWFWDTLVDADLANNTLGWQWTAGCGADAAPYFRIFNPTAQGEKFDPQGGYVRRWVPELARLPAEWIHRPHEAPDEVLQSAGIELGRDYPRPLVDHAVARGRALDALGSLKAPQR, encoded by the coding sequence ATGGTGACCGCGGCGAGCCTGCTCTGGTTTCGTCACGACCTGCGGCTCGCCGATAACCCGGCGCTGAACGCGGCGCTGGCTCGAGGCAGGGGTCTGGTGCCGGTGTTCATCTGGCAGCCCGAGGAAGAAGGCGCCTGGCCACCGGGCGCGGCGAGTCGGTGGTGGCTGCATCAGTCGCTCGCGGCGCTCGATCGCGAGCTCCGCGCGCGCGGTTCCCGGTTGATCATTCGCCGCGGTCCGAGCGGCGACGCTCTCGAGCGCCTGTTACGCGAGACGGGCGCCAAACATGTGTTTTGGAACCGGCGCTACGAGCCGGCTGTCGTGGCGCGTGATGCTTCGATCAAGGCGTCGCTCAGCGGCGCTGGGATCGCGGTCTCCAGCTTCAATGCCTCACTTCTCCGCGAGCCTTGGGAAAACACGAAGGCGTCCGGCGAACCGTACCGAGTGTTCACGCCGTTTTGGCGGGCGCTCTTGAAGCGGGGCGAGTTTGGCGAGCCGGAGCCAGCGCCCACCAGGCTGCCCAGCGTCGATCGGGCACTGGCGAGCATCGCTCTCGAAGACCTGCAGTTGGAGCCGCGCATCGACTGGGCCGCCGGCATGCGAAGTACCTGGTCGCCGGGCGAGGCCGGCGCGCAACGCAGGCTTGAGGACTTTCTCTCGCAAGCGACCCAGTATGCGGACATGCGCGACCGACCGGATCGTGACGGCGTATCGCAGCTTTCGCCGCATCTGCACTTTGGCGAGATTGGTCCAAGGCAGATTTGGCATCGCGTCGAGGCGGTCGCCGGCAACAAGCCGGGCGCGCGCGACGCGGTGGTCGAGGGCTATTTGCGCCAACTCGTCTGGCGCGATTTCGCCCACCATCTCCTGTATTACTTTCCCCAAACCGCCGAAGAGCCGCTGCGCCTGGAGTTTGCCGAATTTCCCTGGTTGGCCGATGCCCCCGAGCTGCGGGCCTGGCAGCGCGGCCGCACGGGTTACCCCCTGGTCGACGCGGGGATGCGGCAGCTTTGGCACACCGGTTGGATGCACAATCGGGTCCGGATGGTCGTCGCCTCGTTCCTGGTCAAGCACCTGCTGATTACCTGGCGACAAGGTGCACGCTGGTTCTGGGACACGCTCGTCGACGCCGACCTGGCGAACAACACGCTCGGCTGGCAATGGACGGCCGGTTGTGGGGCCGATGCCGCGCCCTACTTCCGGATCTTCAACCCGACCGCACAAGGTGAAAAATTCGATCCACAGGGTGGCTACGTGCGCCGCTGGGTGCCCGAGCTTGCGCGGCTTCCGGCCGAGTGGATTCACCGTCCCCACGAGGCTCCGGACGAGGTGTTACAGTCCGCCGGCATCGAGTTGGGGCGCGATTATCCGCGGCCGCTGGTGGATCATGCGGTGGCCCGAGGACGAGCACTGGACGCGTTGGGCTCGTTGAAGGCGCCACAGCGCTGA
- a CDS encoding sigma-70 family RNA polymerase sigma factor, which produces MSLEQESQIRLRLRRVLALPIDYIANSEFERLVHDPLASDRQLANPCGDLTPDRDEPVCAADEVADTEVSPAGVPAYLVPLYGSKLLAPAEERELFRRLNFWKYLAAQLRGRLDPEQADEGLLARVERLLAAATTVRNHLVRSNLRLVVSIAKRFVDLDNVLPDLVSDGNLSLIMAIEKFDYARGYRFSTYATWAIRYNFARGVAVRRRRRSKQLLAEEGVLEQAEDSRTDARVALERQSRLEAVMGGLLERLDPREREILAARFGMHPTEGPNTLQEIARRLGVCKERVRQLEMRALNKLRAYAAEGRLAQFAE; this is translated from the coding sequence GTGTCGCTCGAACAAGAATCGCAAATCCGCCTGCGGCTGCGCCGCGTGCTGGCCCTGCCGATCGACTACATCGCGAACTCCGAGTTCGAACGGCTCGTCCATGATCCACTGGCCAGCGATCGACAGCTCGCGAATCCGTGCGGCGATCTCACGCCTGACCGAGACGAGCCAGTCTGCGCCGCAGACGAGGTCGCCGACACGGAAGTGTCGCCGGCAGGTGTTCCCGCCTACTTGGTTCCGCTCTACGGCTCGAAGTTGCTCGCGCCGGCCGAGGAGCGCGAGCTGTTCCGCCGGTTGAACTTCTGGAAGTACCTCGCGGCGCAGCTCCGTGGGCGCCTCGATCCGGAACAGGCCGACGAAGGGCTGTTGGCGCGCGTCGAGCGCTTGCTGGCTGCGGCCACCACGGTGCGCAATCACCTGGTGCGATCGAATCTGCGCCTGGTGGTTTCGATTGCCAAGCGGTTCGTCGACCTCGACAACGTGCTGCCCGACCTGGTGAGCGACGGGAACCTGTCGCTGATTATGGCGATCGAGAAATTCGACTATGCCCGGGGGTATCGCTTCAGCACGTACGCGACGTGGGCTATCCGCTACAACTTTGCCCGCGGGGTCGCGGTTCGCCGGCGCCGGCGCAGCAAGCAACTCTTGGCCGAGGAAGGCGTGCTCGAACAGGCTGAGGATTCTCGCACGGATGCGCGGGTAGCGCTCGAACGCCAGTCCCGGCTGGAAGCCGTCATGGGGGGATTGCTCGAACGGCTCGATCCGCGCGAACGCGAGATTCTCGCGGCCCGATTCGGCATGCATCCGACCGAGGGGCCGAACACCTTGCAGGAGATCGCCCGCCGGCTGGGCGTCTGCAAGGAACGGGTGCGGCAACTGGAGATGCGGGCCCTCAACAAGCTGCGCGCGTACGCCGCAGAAGGGCGATTGGCCCAATTCGCGGAGTGA
- a CDS encoding B12-binding domain-containing protein, which produces MKSLLTPKQVAQAIGVSESSLKRWCDKGLLPTTRTAGGHRRIPMADVVQFLRTAKEPLVRPELLGLPSQTGQGKLVISRAVEQFQAALLAGDEDQARRIVFDLYLGESLAYEICDSVIAPAFRAIGDGWEHGQLHVYEERRACEICQRVLYELRGMLPRVAEDAPRAIGGTLEGDTYRLPTAVVEIALREAGWQAESYGVELPLETIAAAIEKVRPKLVWISVSGVVSDQDFVARYRRLFQCARLHGAAVVIGGRELTPQLRNQIEYAAYCDNLRHLVAFVEALRKN; this is translated from the coding sequence ATGAAATCTCTGCTCACTCCCAAACAGGTTGCCCAGGCGATCGGTGTCAGCGAGTCTTCGCTCAAACGCTGGTGCGACAAGGGGTTGCTGCCGACCACTCGCACCGCGGGGGGCCATCGCCGCATCCCGATGGCCGATGTCGTGCAGTTCCTGCGCACGGCGAAGGAGCCGCTCGTGCGACCCGAGCTGCTCGGCCTCCCCTCGCAGACCGGGCAGGGGAAGCTCGTCATTTCACGAGCCGTCGAGCAATTTCAGGCGGCCCTGCTCGCCGGAGACGAAGACCAGGCCCGACGGATCGTCTTCGACCTTTACCTGGGCGAGAGCCTGGCCTACGAGATTTGCGACTCGGTCATTGCCCCGGCTTTTCGAGCCATCGGCGACGGCTGGGAACACGGACAGCTGCACGTCTACGAAGAGCGGCGCGCGTGCGAAATCTGCCAGCGGGTGTTGTACGAACTGCGCGGGATGCTGCCGCGCGTGGCCGAGGACGCGCCGCGCGCGATCGGCGGAACGCTCGAGGGCGATACTTATCGGCTGCCGACAGCCGTCGTCGAGATCGCGCTGCGCGAAGCCGGCTGGCAGGCGGAATCGTACGGCGTCGAGTTGCCGCTGGAGACGATCGCCGCGGCCATCGAAAAAGTCCGTCCAAAACTGGTCTGGATCAGCGTTTCCGGCGTGGTCTCCGATCAAGACTTTGTGGCCCGGTACCGGCGCCTCTTTCAATGCGCGCGCCTGCACGGCGCGGCCGTCGTTATCGGGGGACGCGAACTCACGCCGCAGTTACGCAACCAGATCGAGTATGCCGCTTATTGCGACAACCTGCGTCACCTCGTGGCCTTTGTCGAAGCTCTGCGCAAGAACTGA
- a CDS encoding HAD-IIA family hydrolase, producing the protein MNHGFLIDMDGVVYRGNQIIPGADRFVAKLLELDIPFTFLTNNSQRTRRDVVIKLGRMGIHVAEQHIFTCAMATARFLAQQKPGGTAFVIGEGGLLNALHSNGYAIVDHDPDYVVVGEGRTFNFEMVEAAVRMIQDGAKLIATNLDPNCPTQHGLRPGCGAIVAMLETATGLKAFGVGKPNPVMMRAARKELGLATAETTIVGDTMETDILGGVQMGYRTVLVLSGGTRLEDLARFAYRPDIVVDSLLDLCDSDFLLESCGVRA; encoded by the coding sequence ATGAATCACGGCTTTTTGATTGACATGGATGGCGTAGTCTACCGGGGTAATCAGATCATCCCCGGCGCCGATCGCTTCGTCGCCAAGCTCCTCGAGCTCGATATCCCCTTTACGTTTCTGACGAACAACAGCCAGCGCACTCGGCGCGATGTGGTGATCAAGCTGGGCCGCATGGGAATCCACGTGGCCGAGCAGCACATCTTCACCTGCGCCATGGCGACTGCCCGATTCCTGGCCCAGCAGAAGCCCGGCGGCACGGCCTTCGTCATCGGTGAAGGCGGCCTGCTGAACGCGCTGCACAGCAACGGCTACGCCATCGTCGACCACGATCCCGACTACGTCGTCGTGGGCGAAGGGCGCACGTTCAATTTCGAGATGGTCGAGGCCGCGGTGCGGATGATCCAAGACGGCGCCAAGCTGATCGCCACGAACCTCGATCCGAATTGCCCCACGCAACACGGGCTGCGCCCCGGCTGTGGTGCCATCGTCGCGATGCTCGAAACGGCCACGGGCCTGAAGGCGTTTGGCGTGGGCAAGCCCAACCCGGTGATGATGCGCGCCGCGCGCAAGGAGCTGGGGCTCGCCACCGCCGAAACGACCATCGTCGGCGACACGATGGAAACCGACATCCTGGGCGGCGTGCAGATGGGCTATCGCACAGTGCTCGTGCTCTCGGGCGGCACCCGACTCGAGGACCTGGCTCGCTTCGCCTATCGCCCCGATATCGTCGTCGACTCGCTGCTCGACCTTTGCGACTCGGATTTTTTGCTCGAATCGTGCGGGGTCCGGGCCTGA
- a CDS encoding zinc-dependent metalloprotease, whose product MRIRPHSWHALAWLVVATVLLGGPVAATRADEEAKKTEEKDKPAEEAKPAETPDKFPKWDTVTKDHKKLEGLFTLYYNADEQSLLLELRPDQLDKDILFPISVARGAGSLVLGGDTLNFGNQWVLAFRRAAERILVVRRNVQYRAAGGSPQADAVKVSYNDSVISALPIKSQRSPGGPVLIDLADLLMTDLADMGFQPDRSRSTWYNVKVFPDNVEIEVSSVFSLGFFGFFGFFFGFDDVPDARGVQVVMHYGMSMVPEDKGYQPRVADDRVGHFLSVIKDFSKDVNDTPFVRYVTRWQLEKSDPSADKSPPKTPIIFWIERTVPREYRPYVQSGILEWNKAFEKIGFVDAIQVRDQQSNDDFQPEDIRYNAFRWIATGAGFAMGPSRTNPHTGQILDADIIFDESMVRYWRSEYLTTVGLPAGLAALRGANPRAWYRQHAGDLPWVILAEPQLAKLAQDKSAMDALLARNQLGLPAPRSVAGCCSADERCRLGQGMHRQLSLLAAVLMAEGQIEPGGKVPLEYIGQAIKEVTMHEVGHTLGLRHNFKASSIVKLADAHNTELTSAKGLGGSVMDYLPANFAVGGQKQGHYFSPTIGPYDYWAIEYAYKPISGDEAAELKKIASRVAEEDLTFATDDDFASPDPRINLFDLGDPLDYAQQRVQLVEERLKGLAERVVAEGEGWQRARQAVYMLLSELSSAGYLASSYIGGEYTNRDHRGDPNGRTPFEPIPVAKQREAIKFLQEHVLNVDAKAFSPDLLRRLAPEFWSHWGEYGGAEPSVELRYVLSRIQSRIVTRMLDGYVLTTVQEVENHAAPDQEILRLPEVFDAIDQAVWSDLPAEAPAAEQAVNIAALRRDLQRAHIRKLGTMVLGPKSSFGDFYGGMLYYFESPAPPDARSLARLHLKRLGERIKNTVGSPAKLDDLTRAHLEEIDEQITQVLAASLEVNEL is encoded by the coding sequence ATGCGCATCCGACCGCACTCATGGCACGCGCTCGCCTGGCTCGTTGTGGCGACGGTTCTGCTCGGAGGGCCAGTCGCCGCGACCCGGGCCGACGAAGAAGCCAAGAAGACCGAGGAGAAAGACAAGCCGGCCGAAGAGGCCAAGCCGGCAGAGACCCCCGACAAGTTCCCCAAGTGGGACACCGTCACCAAGGATCATAAGAAGCTCGAAGGCCTGTTCACGCTGTATTACAACGCCGACGAGCAGTCGCTGCTGCTCGAGTTGCGGCCCGACCAGCTCGACAAGGACATCCTGTTCCCGATTTCAGTGGCCCGCGGTGCCGGATCGCTGGTGCTCGGCGGCGATACGCTCAATTTCGGCAACCAGTGGGTGCTGGCGTTCCGCCGTGCCGCCGAGCGGATTCTCGTCGTACGGCGCAACGTGCAATACCGCGCCGCCGGCGGCAGCCCGCAGGCCGACGCCGTCAAGGTGAGCTACAACGACAGCGTCATCTCGGCATTGCCGATCAAGTCGCAGCGTTCGCCCGGCGGTCCCGTCCTCATCGACCTGGCCGACTTGTTGATGACCGACCTGGCCGATATGGGCTTTCAACCGGACCGTTCGCGGAGCACCTGGTACAACGTCAAGGTGTTTCCGGACAACGTCGAGATCGAAGTCAGCTCGGTGTTCAGCCTGGGCTTTTTTGGCTTCTTCGGCTTTTTCTTCGGCTTCGACGACGTGCCTGATGCGCGCGGCGTGCAGGTCGTGATGCACTACGGCATGTCGATGGTGCCGGAAGACAAGGGCTACCAGCCGCGCGTCGCCGACGATCGGGTGGGCCACTTCCTGAGCGTGATCAAGGACTTCTCGAAGGACGTCAATGACACGCCCTTTGTGCGGTACGTCACGCGCTGGCAGCTCGAAAAGAGCGATCCCAGCGCCGACAAGTCGCCGCCCAAGACGCCAATCATCTTCTGGATCGAGCGGACGGTGCCGCGCGAGTATCGCCCCTACGTCCAGTCGGGCATCCTCGAGTGGAACAAGGCCTTCGAGAAGATCGGCTTTGTCGACGCCATCCAGGTCCGCGATCAGCAGTCGAACGACGATTTCCAGCCTGAAGACATTCGCTACAACGCCTTCCGCTGGATCGCCACCGGCGCCGGGTTCGCCATGGGGCCGTCGCGGACCAATCCCCACACCGGGCAGATTCTCGATGCCGACATCATCTTCGACGAATCGATGGTGCGCTACTGGCGCAGCGAATACCTGACCACCGTCGGGCTGCCGGCGGGCCTGGCGGCCCTGCGCGGCGCGAACCCGCGGGCCTGGTACCGGCAACACGCGGGCGATCTGCCGTGGGTCATCCTCGCCGAACCCCAATTGGCCAAGTTGGCCCAGGACAAGTCGGCGATGGACGCGCTGCTGGCCCGCAATCAGCTCGGGCTGCCGGCGCCGCGTAGCGTGGCGGGCTGCTGCAGCGCCGACGAGCGCTGCCGGCTGGGCCAGGGCATGCACCGCCAGTTGAGCCTGTTGGCCGCCGTGTTGATGGCCGAAGGCCAGATCGAGCCGGGCGGCAAAGTACCGCTGGAATATATCGGCCAGGCGATCAAGGAAGTGACCATGCACGAGGTCGGGCACACGCTCGGCTTGCGCCACAACTTCAAGGCCAGCTCGATCGTCAAGCTGGCCGACGCCCACAACACCGAGCTCACTTCGGCCAAGGGCCTGGGCGGTTCGGTGATGGACTATCTACCGGCCAATTTCGCCGTTGGCGGCCAGAAGCAAGGCCATTACTTCTCGCCGACGATCGGTCCGTACGACTACTGGGCGATCGAGTACGCCTACAAGCCGATCAGCGGCGACGAAGCGGCCGAGCTGAAGAAGATCGCCTCGCGGGTGGCCGAGGAAGACCTGACCTTTGCCACCGACGACGATTTCGCCAGCCCCGATCCGCGGATCAACCTGTTCGACCTGGGCGATCCGCTCGACTATGCCCAGCAGCGCGTGCAGTTGGTCGAAGAGCGGCTCAAGGGATTGGCCGAGCGCGTCGTGGCCGAGGGCGAAGGTTGGCAACGCGCCCGCCAGGCGGTGTACATGCTGCTGAGCGAGCTCTCCAGCGCCGGCTATCTTGCGTCGTCCTACATCGGTGGCGAATACACCAACCGCGACCATCGGGGCGATCCGAACGGCCGCACGCCGTTCGAGCCGATTCCCGTGGCGAAACAACGCGAGGCGATCAAGTTTCTGCAGGAGCACGTGCTGAACGTCGATGCCAAGGCGTTCTCGCCCGACTTGCTACGCCGTCTGGCTCCAGAGTTCTGGTCGCATTGGGGCGAATACGGCGGCGCCGAGCCGAGCGTCGAGCTGCGCTATGTGCTGTCCAGAATCCAGAGCCGCATCGTCACCCGGATGCTCGACGGTTACGTGCTGACGACGGTACAGGAAGTCGAAAATCACGCGGCACCCGACCAGGAAATCCTGCGCTTGCCCGAGGTATTCGACGCCATCGATCAGGCCGTGTGGAGCGATTTGCCTGCCGAAGCTCCCGCTGCCGAGCAGGCCGTCAACATCGCGGCCTTGCGTCGCGACTTGCAACGCGCCCACATTCGCAAGCTGGGGACGATGGTCCTGGGGCCCAAGAGCTCGTTCGGCGACTTCTACGGCGGAATGCTCTACTACTTTGAATCGCCGGCGCCACCCGATGCGCGCAGCCTGGCCCGCCTGCATCTCAAGCGGCTTGGCGAACGGATCAAGAATACCGTCGGTAGCCCAGCCAAGCTCGACGACCTGACGCGTGCGCACCTGGAAGAGATCGACGAGCAGATCACGCAGGTGCTCGCCGCATCGCTCGAAGTGAACGAACTGTAA
- a CDS encoding GNAT family N-acetyltransferase encodes MTLVDIERLNAAQADDLWNLYQQVWWTRERTPQQIQAMLARNELVFGVAEADTGRLVAFARAISDYVFKALVLDVIVDEPLRTQGLGRRIIDRIVHDPRLAQVVHIELYCRPDLVPFYAQWGFTDDLGGLVLLRRRRPL; translated from the coding sequence ATGACGCTTGTCGACATCGAGCGCCTGAACGCCGCCCAGGCGGACGATCTGTGGAACCTTTATCAGCAAGTCTGGTGGACGCGCGAACGCACCCCCCAGCAGATCCAGGCGATGCTGGCGCGCAACGAATTGGTGTTCGGCGTTGCCGAGGCCGACACCGGTCGTCTCGTCGCGTTTGCCCGCGCGATCAGCGACTACGTCTTCAAGGCCTTGGTGCTCGACGTGATCGTCGACGAGCCCTTGCGCACCCAGGGACTCGGCCGGCGGATCATCGATCGCATCGTGCACGATCCGCGTTTGGCGCAGGTCGTGCACATCGAGTTGTACTGCCGGCCCGACCTGGTGCCGTTCTATGCCCAGTGGGGTTTTACGGACGATCTGGGCGGGCTGGTGCTCTTGCGTCGCCGCCGGCCTCTTTGA
- the hpnE gene encoding hydroxysqualene dehydroxylase HpnE, translated as MKSADGRPWRVAVVGGGLAGLAAALALAERGAAVTLVEARRRLGGRATSFLDPTTSELIDHCQHVSLGCCTNWADFCRRANLDDLLRRERVLHFLGPDGHRYDLGASPWLPAPLHLAGSLLGLGYLSVRERLGVVRALLQLARSRSSANDPAAPTLAQWLLEHGQTARSIDRFWTPVIVSALSESLDRVALAHARKVFVDGFFAAREAYELTVPRVPLGELYGSRLEARLRELGVEICTAAPVESLVVESGRATGVLLDGGRKLDAAGVICAVSWRRCRELLNAETLAALPALQALDRIESAPITGVHLWFDRPISELPHAVLVGRLSQWMFARGTTRPAESAGPDEHYYQVVISASRELAGRPREVVIAEVRADLEAVFPAARLARLLRWRMVTEQHAVFSVLPGTDAWRPAQATGVPGLFLAGDWTATGWPATMEGAVRSGYLAAEAVLAERGAPQRVLVGDLPRSWLARLVIGSDGIKEAGGDARAPARPDRP; from the coding sequence ATGAAGTCGGCCGACGGTCGGCCGTGGCGCGTGGCCGTCGTCGGGGGAGGATTGGCGGGCCTGGCCGCGGCCCTCGCGCTGGCCGAGCGCGGCGCGGCCGTAACGCTCGTCGAGGCTCGGCGCCGTTTGGGCGGCCGCGCGACCAGCTTCCTCGATCCGACGACCAGCGAGTTGATCGACCATTGCCAGCACGTCAGCCTGGGCTGCTGCACGAACTGGGCCGATTTCTGCCGCCGGGCAAATCTGGACGATTTACTGCGCCGCGAGCGCGTGCTGCATTTTCTCGGTCCGGATGGCCATCGCTACGACCTCGGTGCAAGCCCGTGGTTGCCGGCGCCGCTGCATCTGGCCGGCTCGTTGCTGGGGCTCGGCTACCTGTCGGTCCGCGAGCGGTTGGGCGTGGTTCGTGCGTTACTGCAGCTCGCACGGAGTCGCTCGAGTGCGAACGACCCGGCCGCGCCGACGTTGGCACAGTGGCTGCTCGAACACGGGCAGACTGCGCGGTCGATCGATCGTTTCTGGACCCCGGTGATCGTCAGTGCGCTCAGCGAATCGCTCGACCGCGTGGCGCTGGCGCACGCACGCAAGGTGTTTGTCGACGGCTTCTTCGCGGCGCGCGAGGCCTACGAGCTGACCGTGCCGCGCGTGCCATTGGGCGAACTCTATGGATCGCGCCTCGAAGCCAGGCTTCGCGAATTGGGCGTCGAGATTTGCACGGCAGCGCCGGTCGAAAGCCTGGTTGTCGAGTCCGGCCGGGCCACCGGTGTGCTGCTCGACGGCGGTCGAAAGCTCGACGCCGCAGGCGTGATTTGCGCCGTGTCCTGGCGGCGCTGCCGCGAGCTGCTGAACGCGGAAACGCTGGCGGCCTTGCCAGCGCTGCAAGCGCTCGACCGCATCGAGTCGGCGCCGATCACGGGCGTGCACTTGTGGTTTGACCGGCCGATCAGCGAGCTGCCTCACGCGGTGCTCGTGGGCCGGCTGAGCCAGTGGATGTTTGCCCGCGGTACGACGCGTCCGGCCGAATCCGCGGGCCCCGATGAGCACTATTACCAGGTTGTGATCAGTGCTTCGCGCGAGCTGGCCGGCAGGCCGCGCGAAGTAGTAATTGCAGAGGTCCGCGCCGATCTGGAAGCCGTGTTTCCCGCGGCCCGCTTGGCGCGGTTGCTTCGCTGGCGCATGGTCACCGAGCAACACGCGGTGTTTAGCGTGCTCCCGGGAACCGACGCCTGGCGTCCGGCGCAGGCGACCGGCGTGCCCGGATTGTTCCTGGCGGGTGATTGGACCGCGACCGGCTGGCCCGCGACGATGGAGGGCGCGGTGCGCAGCGGCTATCTCGCCGCCGAGGCGGTCCTGGCCGAGCGTGGCGCGCCGCAGCGCGTGCTGGTGGGCGATCTGCCGCGATCCTGGCTGGCACGGCTGGTGATCGGCAGCGACGGCATCAAAGAGGCCGGCGGCGACGCAAGAGCACCAGCCCGCCCAGATCGTCCGTAA